A part of Leishmania panamensis strain MHOM/PA/94/PSC-1 chromosome 34 sequence genomic DNA contains:
- a CDS encoding hypothetical protein (TriTrypDB/GeneDB-style sysID: LpmP.34.4200), whose amino-acid sequence MNPNDTAQQLLQNEKLLELFQQALGGDGGSGSGGDVADMLKSMPKESDPKREEWLRALQSRLQQETAKEAKKDLEQVHSDEYGQWMFVLPDPGFCIKTNVAGGVKVFINVCQHPRIGEPVPMEPDKENAGQEDSAEMRYRIPISCGQARPGQDKCGNPCKVYDVIVNPSTIQRCGNDHEFRRFVAALCMQWIKQKSEPTLNADEFRNLNFKCKGTLEPQRIRLSAQPKEHNAVGDEIRLPTAAGSATAPSQVIGSQGNGKLIQEVLPPNTTNANPSATATGTATPDTAALKLEPAVKSVTAEGAYNWTLHKRPASNPYFKENVPAHFVIAFHLPGVQTIREVDVRIGHRRVDCYYIDEVADGQEDDARAAASAGGDEGGTVVSKKGSGASPFLSLTLDYPVSDDVMEAKYVRKTSLLKLKLAVQLPDETQAPATRPERDVTEVEEEEQGRERAAREKERAAAKARNERQRQEEAAVMAERRSYVENLSMVQSGDIPPIIRDEVNQLPREQLPGMLHRLEGRIRKGDSVDALLDKLPEPMLDALIDYIREKLSLEPRPRTVLAAKGKDKAASPSDSHQANSASPVSLSAAKAADAEPSSKKASPESQTAMQEFNVTKQSEALLGVAFHNRYLFALD is encoded by the coding sequence ATGAACCCCAACGAtacagcgcagcagctgcttcaaAACGAAAAGCTCCTGGAGCTCTTCCAACAAGCActcggcggcgacggcggcagcggcagtggcggagaTGTTGCTGATATGCTCAAGTCAATGCCGAAGGAAAGCGATCCAAAGCGGGAGGAGTGGCTGCGCGCCCTACAGTCACGACTGCAGCAGGAAACCGCCAAGGAGGCGAAAAAGGACCTGGAGCAGGTGCACAGCGATGAGTATGGTCAGTGGATGTTTGTGTTGCCGGACCCTGGCTTCTGCATCAAGACGAATGTCGCCGGTGGGGTGAAGGTATTTATTAACGTATGCCAGCACCCACGCATCGGGGAGCCGGTGCCGATGGAGCCAGATAAGGAAAACGCCGGTCAGGAGGACTCGGCGGAGATGCGCTACCGCATCCCGATCAGCTGCGGCCAAGCGCGGCCCGGCCAGGATAAATGTGGAAACCCCTGCAAAGTGTACGATGTCATCGTCAACCCGTCGACCATtcagcgctgcggcaacgATCACGAATTCCGCCGTTTcgtggcagcgctgtgcaTGCAGTGGATCAAGCAGAAATCAGAGCCCACCCTGAACGCTGACGAGTTCCGAAACCTCAACTTCAAGTGCAAAGGCACGCTTGAGCCGCAGCGCATTCGCCTCTCGGCGCAGCCGAAGGAGCACAATGCGGTGGGGGACGAGATCCGCCTGCCGACCGCCGCGGGCAGCgccacagcgccgtcgcaggtGATCGGCTCACAGGGAAACGGCAAGCTAATCCAGGAAGTGCTTCCACCCAACACCACCAACGCGAACCCGtctgcaacagcgacggGCACGGCGACGCCCGACACCGCTGCATTGAAGCTGGAACCAGCCGTCAAGAGTGTGACGGCCGAGGGCGCGTACAACTGGACCTTGCACAAGAGACCTGCGTCCAACCCGTACTTTAAGGAGAACGTGCCCGCTCACTTCGTCATCGCGTTCCACCTGCCAGGAGTCCAGACAATCCGAGAGGTTGACGTGCGCATCGGCCACCGGCGAGTGGACTGCTACTACATTGACGAGGTGGCCGATGGTCAGGAGGATGACGCAAGGGCGGCTGCATCCGCTGGAGGTGATGAAGGTGGGACGGTTGTGTCCAAGAAGGGCTCTGGCGCCTCGCCATTTCTCTCTTTAACCCTCGACTACCCCGTCTCCGATGACGTGATGGAGGCCAAGTACGTCCGGAAGACGTCACTGTTGAAGCTGAagctggcggtgcagctACCCGACGAAACGCAGGCTCCTGCTACTCGCCCGGAGCGTGATGTCACAGAggtagaagaggaggagcaggggCGCGAACGTGCAGCACGTGAAAAGGAGCGGGCCGCCGCCAAGGCACGCAATGAGCGTCAAcggcaggaggaggccgcaGTGATGGCAGAGCGGCGGAGCTACGTGGAAAATTTGTCCATGGTGCAATCTGGTGATATCCCGCCCATTATTCGGGATGAAGTGAATCAGCTGCcgcgcgagcagctgccgggCATGCTTCACCGATTGGAGGGGCGAATCCGTAAAGGTGACTCTGTAGATGCGTTACTGGACAAGTTGCCGGAACCGATGCTGGATGCGCTGATCGACTACATTCGCGAGAAACTGTCGCTAGAGCCCCGCCCGCGGACGGTGCTGGCTgcgaaagggaaagacaAGGCAGCATCTCCCTCGGACTCGCATCAAGCGAATTCCGCTTCTCCCGTTTCACTGTCGGCAGCCAAGGCTGCCGACGCTGAGCCCTCCAGCAAGAAGGCATCACCGGAGAGCCAGACCGCAATGCAAGAGTTTAACGTGACGAAGCAGTCCGAGGCGCTCCTCGGCGTTGCCTTTCACAACCGGTACCTCTTCGCACTTGATTGA
- a CDS encoding hypothetical protein (TriTrypDB/GeneDB-style sysID: LpmP.34.4210), whose amino-acid sequence MLRRTCFARVHLFSALVPQVKVQAPHFLSLEDLATAKAALEERKPYIDYPELVQCIEALGNIDNARKKSDVTKKLSRCVDALRAQLYHKDSTDPRRRLELHEAVMAAGFYERVISVTQLEGEGIRYVMNHFNFDVRRDTLITQKVHEALSKEKTTTPESEQLLRDLLLLERRLTGKYRFSQFGGRRWFALGTPLSEIKTEEEVQRLLGISVIKSDGNFTLGEVDSGKLWKTITIRPNEEQNATFAEVGNIFKDTRETDTTFELRVQKPQKPPDFWERLRETLLRYWVLWFAVWVTFFMVDEEIITLVALIFLKHRQTKILEEEAQKSGSKVYIASSVGRSRE is encoded by the coding sequence ATGCTGCGTCGCACGTGtttcgcgcgtgtgcacctcTTTagcgcgctggtgccgcaGGTAAAGGTGCAAGCGCCGCACTTCTTGTCGCTAGAGGACCTGGCTACCGCCAAGGCTGCACTCGAGGAGCGCAAGCCATACATAGACTACCCCGAACTCGTTCAATGCATCGAGGCACTCGGCAATATTGACAATGCCCGCAAGAAGAGCGATGTGACGAAGAAGCTGAGTAGGTGTGTCGATGCGCTGCGGGCTCAGTTGTATCACAAGGACTCGACCGATCCACGACGGCGGCTGGAGCTGCACGAGGCCGTTATGGCAGCGGGCTTCTATGAGCGTGTCATCAGCGTGACGCAGcttgagggagagggaattCGCTACGTGATGAACCACTTCAATTTTGACGTGCGCCGCGACACGCTGATCACCCAAAAGGTGCATGAGGCGCTCtcgaaagagaagacaacgACACCCGAGTCAGAGCAGCTTCTACGCGACCTGCTACTTCTCGAGCGTCGTCTCACTGGCAAGTACCGCTTCTCGCAGTTTGGCGGTCGCCGCTGGTTCGCGCTCGGCACACCGCTCTCCGAAATCAagacagaggaagaggtgcagcgtcTTCTCGGCATCAGCGTCATTAAGAGTGACGGTAACTTCACTCTTGGGGAAGTGGATTCGGGGAAGTTGTGGAAGACAATCACGATCAGGCCAAACGAGGAGCAGAACGCCACGTTTGCTGAAGTAGGGAACATTTTCAAAGATACCCGGGAAACCGACACGACGTTTGAGCTGCGCGTGCAGAAGCCGCAGAAGCCACCAGATTTCTGGGAGCGACTCCGCGAAACTCTGCTGCGCTACTGGGTGTTGTGGTTTGCGGTGTGGGTGACCTTTTTTATGGTGGATGAGGAGATTATTACGCTGGTTGCGCTAATCTTCCTGAAGCACCGGCAGACGAAAAtcctggaggaggaggcgcaaaAGTCAGGAAGCAAAGTGTACATCGCATCCTCTGTTGGTCGCTCTCGAGagtga